A section of the bacterium genome encodes:
- a CDS encoding SO_0444 family Cu/Zn efflux transporter → MTLDYFTGTWALYLEMAPYLMLGFALAGVLHAFVPRKAVGRHLGGENLISAFKAAVLGVPMPLCSCGVIPTGVGLRKRGASRAATVSFLISTPQTGVDSILVTYGFFGWALAIFRPIAAFISGVLGGLAVILVKPGAREDEWMKHHMHSEDALAEADAKKSARQKLSDAYHFAFKELLGDIAFWLVIGILVAGVISAVIPDDFFAGNLGSGIGAMLVMMLFGLPLYVCSTASVPIAAVLMTKGISAGAAFVFLMTGPATNAATMIVIARALGSKVLAVYLTAIAGFALLFGLGLDYLLANTALTINMPHHLHEHGATWWQYAAAAVLGYFLVRHFYFKLKRRFGAAPQAMANELQLDIEGMNCSHCVKNVKDSLEKVAGVTACEVSLDKGTAVVKGDNMDREALAAAVEGAGYKVKQP, encoded by the coding sequence TTGACTCTTGACTACTTCACAGGGACTTGGGCTCTGTATCTTGAAATGGCTCCGTATCTGATGCTGGGGTTTGCTCTTGCGGGGGTGCTGCACGCATTTGTGCCGCGCAAAGCAGTGGGCAGGCATCTGGGTGGAGAAAACCTGATTTCGGCATTCAAAGCGGCGGTGCTTGGAGTGCCGATGCCGCTTTGTTCGTGCGGAGTGATACCGACGGGTGTGGGTTTGCGCAAACGCGGCGCTTCGCGAGCGGCGACGGTATCGTTCCTGATTTCCACACCACAGACGGGCGTGGACTCCATTCTTGTTACCTACGGGTTCTTCGGCTGGGCGCTGGCTATCTTCCGTCCGATTGCGGCATTTATCAGCGGAGTGCTGGGTGGACTGGCGGTGATTTTGGTTAAACCGGGTGCGCGAGAAGACGAGTGGATGAAGCATCATATGCACTCGGAGGACGCGCTGGCCGAAGCCGACGCGAAGAAATCAGCACGTCAAAAGCTCAGCGACGCCTATCACTTTGCGTTCAAGGAACTTCTCGGTGACATCGCGTTTTGGCTGGTGATTGGCATTCTTGTGGCGGGGGTGATTTCGGCAGTGATACCGGATGATTTTTTTGCGGGGAATTTGGGCAGCGGTATCGGGGCAATGCTGGTGATGATGCTGTTCGGTTTGCCGCTTTACGTGTGTTCGACGGCAAGCGTACCGATTGCGGCGGTGCTGATGACGAAGGGAATTTCAGCAGGTGCGGCGTTCGTCTTTTTGATGACCGGACCCGCAACAAATGCCGCGACGATGATTGTGATTGCGCGCGCCCTCGGTTCAAAAGTGCTGGCTGTGTACCTGACGGCGATCGCGGGATTCGCGCTGCTGTTCGGACTGGGTCTCGATTATCTTCTGGCAAACACGGCGCTGACAATCAACATGCCGCATCATCTGCACGAGCATGGCGCGACGTGGTGGCAATACGCGGCTGCAGCGGTACTTGGTTATTTTCTCGTGAGACATTTCTATTTCAAACTTAAACGGCGGTTTGGAGCCGCACCACAAGCTATGGCGAACGAATTGCAATTGGATATCGAAGGCATGAACTGCTCGCATTGTGTCAAGAATGTCAAGGACTCGCTGGAAAAGGTGGCGGGAGTGACTGCATGCGAGGTGTCGTTGGACAAGGGAACGGCGGTTGTGAAGGGAGACAACATGGATCGCGAGGCGTTGGCCGCCGCGGTTGAAGGCGCGGGGTACAAGGTCAAACAGCCGTGA
- the pyrF gene encoding orotidine-5'-phosphate decarboxylase — translation MSAFLSRLKASIVRSGSPLCVGLDPDPAKIPAHYGRGPEAARRFLEEIIIALWPKVAAFKPNTAFFEAYGSGGWLVLERLRIACPPEVIWLVDAKRGDIEHTNEAYARAIFDGLGADAVTVQPYLGMAALEPFWRHADKGVFVLCATSNASASLVQDIDLGQRKLYQEIAHQVKAANLNGNMGLVVGTTKPEALDSILNIAPELPLLLPGSGAQGGSFDVMQKVKNANGVALINVSRSVLYASSGEDCIDAAKREVEKLNRQMS, via the coding sequence GTGTCCGCATTCCTCTCCCGTCTTAAAGCCTCCATAGTCCGTTCTGGTTCCCCGCTCTGTGTCGGACTTGACCCCGACCCTGCCAAAATTCCCGCACATTATGGCCGGGGACCAGAGGCCGCCCGACGCTTTCTGGAAGAAATTATCATTGCTCTTTGGCCCAAGGTCGCAGCATTCAAGCCCAATACCGCCTTTTTTGAAGCCTATGGCTCCGGCGGCTGGTTGGTGCTCGAACGTCTGCGCATTGCCTGTCCGCCCGAAGTAATTTGGCTGGTGGATGCCAAACGCGGCGACATCGAGCACACCAACGAAGCCTACGCGCGCGCTATTTTTGACGGTCTCGGCGCTGATGCCGTAACCGTTCAGCCTTATCTTGGCATGGCCGCTCTTGAACCCTTCTGGAGACATGCCGACAAAGGCGTGTTCGTGCTGTGTGCAACATCCAATGCCAGTGCCTCACTCGTACAGGATATAGACCTCGGCCAGCGCAAACTCTATCAGGAAATCGCGCATCAGGTCAAAGCCGCAAACCTGAACGGCAATATGGGACTTGTTGTCGGAACAACTAAGCCCGAGGCACTTGACAGCATCCTGAACATCGCACCTGAGCTTCCTTTGCTCCTGCCCGGCAGCGGCGCGCAGGGCGGCAGCTTTGACGTCATGCAAAAAGTGAAGAACGCAAACGGCGTTGCCTTAATCAACGTCTCGCGCAGCGTTCTCTACGCTTCATCCGGTGAAGATTGCATTGACGCCGCCAAAAGGGAAGTAGAGAAACTTAACCGGCAAATGAGCTAA
- a CDS encoding RDD family protein, which yields MFCTKCGAQLTDDAKFCSTCGTPVAPVTIPQTVQQVPPLPAAPLQQSKYRYAGFWIRFLAYLIDQLVISVVGFVFMLIGLMMTFGGITSLDQFEDPEPALIVGLVGGWIVFGIVYGVAQWLYFAFMESSASRGTLGKMALGLQVIGPTGHTISFARATGRYFAKILSSLILMVGYIMAGFTPKRQALHDLLADTYVVKQRDSLDYE from the coding sequence ATGTTCTGCACAAAATGTGGCGCACAACTGACTGATGACGCGAAATTCTGCTCAACCTGCGGAACACCCGTCGCTCCCGTGACCATTCCCCAGACTGTCCAGCAGGTTCCACCTTTGCCCGCGGCTCCGCTGCAGCAAAGCAAATACCGCTACGCCGGATTCTGGATTCGCTTCCTGGCCTACCTGATTGACCAGCTTGTCATTTCAGTCGTTGGTTTCGTCTTCATGCTGATTGGACTCATGATGACATTTGGTGGAATAACATCGCTCGATCAATTTGAAGATCCCGAACCTGCGCTAATTGTCGGACTGGTCGGCGGCTGGATTGTTTTCGGCATCGTCTACGGCGTCGCGCAGTGGCTCTATTTCGCCTTCATGGAAAGCTCCGCGTCGCGCGGCACTCTGGGCAAAATGGCACTCGGACTGCAGGTGATCGGCCCCACCGGCCACACGATCTCATTCGCGCGTGCCACCGGACGCTACTTCGCCAAAATTCTATCAAGTCTAATCTTGATGGTTGGCTACATCATGGCCGGCTTCACTCCGAAGAGGCAAGCCCTCCACGATCTTCTTGCCGACACCTATGTCGTCAAGCAACGTGATTCACTCGATTACGAATAA
- a CDS encoding orotate phosphoribosyltransferase has product MTQDLALSLLRGCGAFLEGHFLLSSGRHSNVYVEKFRLLEQPRLTEQFGRVIADHFRSADPDLVVGPLTGGVLVAHEVGKDLGSRIAFPERIDGRMEWRRGFAIQPGQRVLICEDVITTGLSVGEVKQAVEREGGSVIGIGTLIQRGEIDLTPTPFAVVKLALDSFTPDECPLCKQGIPLTKRGSRTTV; this is encoded by the coding sequence TTGACCCAGGACCTCGCACTATCGTTACTTCGCGGCTGCGGCGCCTTTCTCGAAGGTCACTTTCTGCTCTCGAGCGGACGGCACAGCAACGTCTATGTGGAAAAATTCCGTCTGCTCGAACAGCCCCGATTGACTGAACAGTTTGGCCGTGTTATCGCCGATCACTTTCGCTCGGCTGATCCCGATCTCGTCGTCGGCCCGCTCACCGGCGGTGTCCTCGTCGCACACGAAGTCGGCAAAGACCTCGGATCTCGCATCGCTTTCCCTGAGCGTATTGACGGTCGCATGGAATGGCGGCGCGGGTTTGCGATTCAACCCGGCCAGCGTGTTCTCATTTGCGAAGATGTCATCACCACCGGCCTGTCCGTCGGTGAAGTTAAGCAAGCCGTCGAACGCGAAGGCGGCAGCGTCATCGGCATCGGCACGCTGATTCAGCGCGGCGAAATTGACCTCACGCCCACGCCGTTCGCAGTGGTGAAACTCGCTCTCGATTCCTTCACACCGGACGAATGCCCGCTTTGCAAGCAAGGCATTCCGCTGACCAAGCGCGGTAGCCGGACAACCGTTTGA
- a CDS encoding zinc ribbon domain-containing protein: MTCTVCGSSIPQGSQFCSKCGTEVGAHARPVVVVQPPRERQWHPGIAAVLSFFFPGVGQIYRGKILRGLLWMAAVAVGYWLLIVPGLVLHLLCIINAYAGDPYKR; the protein is encoded by the coding sequence ATGACTTGCACCGTTTGCGGCTCTTCAATTCCACAAGGCTCGCAGTTCTGCTCCAAATGCGGAACTGAAGTCGGCGCGCATGCCCGGCCTGTTGTAGTGGTCCAGCCTCCGCGTGAACGGCAATGGCACCCCGGCATTGCCGCGGTTTTGAGCTTCTTCTTCCCCGGTGTCGGTCAAATCTACCGCGGCAAAATTCTGCGCGGTCTGCTCTGGATGGCCGCTGTGGCAGTCGGTTATTGGTTGCTCATCGTCCCCGGCTTGGTACTCCACCTGCTGTGCATCATCAATGCCTACGCCGGCGACCCCTATAAACGATAG
- a CDS encoding RDD family protein produces MFCPHCGKPNPDDAQYCQICGRELSNAATQATAQAQQSINIAPVQYAGFWRRVLASLIDGILLSLVTGSFTWVVDFGDFKVSYGLGVVVQWLYYALLESSNYQATLGKMAIGIVVTDEQYRRITFGRATGRFFGKFLSAVILGIGFMMAGFTQKKQALHDVLAGTLVVQK; encoded by the coding sequence ATGTTCTGCCCTCATTGCGGAAAACCCAATCCCGACGACGCGCAATACTGTCAGATTTGCGGCCGCGAACTTTCCAACGCCGCAACTCAGGCCACCGCACAGGCACAGCAGTCCATCAATATCGCTCCGGTTCAGTATGCCGGATTCTGGCGCCGCGTGCTGGCCTCGCTGATTGACGGAATTCTGCTCTCGCTCGTCACCGGGTCATTCACATGGGTGGTTGACTTCGGCGACTTCAAAGTCAGCTACGGACTTGGAGTTGTCGTTCAATGGCTCTATTACGCGCTCCTGGAAAGCTCAAACTATCAGGCCACGCTCGGCAAAATGGCCATCGGCATCGTCGTCACGGATGAACAATATCGCCGCATCACCTTTGGCCGCGCCACCGGTCGATTTTTCGGCAAATTCCTGAGCGCGGTGATTCTCGGTATCGGCTTCATGATGGCCGGATTCACCCAGAAGAAGCAGGCCTTGCACGACGTTCTGGCCGGAACTCTGGTCGTTCAAAAGTAA
- a CDS encoding MBL fold metallo-hydrolase, translating to MTVPHGRVSAMGPAFTLAVLASGSKANALLLREGNTRILIDAGLGIRGLMFAMQQIGENVMNVNAVFITHEHTDHTRGLNSLLKKSGAPVYATAGTLTALSPGFMRAQRAFPMNGSAVDVGPFNVRALPILHDAAEPVAYQIHCGSEVVTVATDLGEVPAELHQAFSESTVAVIESNHDEEMLRTGPYPELLKIRIAGSTGHLSNRQTADVLRDCTNRTMKHVVLAHLSEENNHPLLAHDCARGALENNPDISVHLTAQRTLGPILTL from the coding sequence TTGACAGTTCCACACGGTCGCGTCAGCGCAATGGGTCCAGCGTTCACGCTGGCCGTTCTCGCCTCCGGCTCAAAGGCTAACGCGCTGCTTCTGCGTGAAGGCAACACCCGCATCCTCATTGATGCTGGTCTCGGCATTCGCGGGCTGATGTTTGCAATGCAGCAAATCGGTGAGAACGTGATGAATGTCAACGCGGTGTTCATCACCCACGAGCATACCGACCACACTCGCGGACTGAACAGTCTCCTGAAGAAGTCCGGCGCGCCCGTCTATGCGACGGCGGGAACACTCACCGCTCTCTCGCCCGGTTTCATGCGCGCGCAGCGTGCCTTTCCCATGAACGGCTCAGCCGTTGATGTCGGCCCTTTCAATGTCCGTGCGCTGCCGATTCTGCACGATGCCGCCGAACCGGTTGCCTATCAGATTCATTGCGGCAGCGAAGTCGTTACCGTCGCAACCGATTTGGGCGAAGTGCCCGCGGAACTGCATCAGGCCTTCTCCGAATCCACCGTGGCCGTGATTGAGAGCAACCATGACGAGGAAATGCTCCGTACCGGACCCTATCCCGAGCTCTTGAAAATTCGCATCGCAGGCAGCACCGGCCACCTGTCCAACCGTCAGACCGCCGATGTGCTCCGCGACTGCACGAACAGAACCATGAAGCACGTCGTGCTTGCGCATCTCTCCGAAGAAAACAACCATCCGCTGCTCGCGCACGATTGCGCGCGCGGCGCGCTGGAGAACAATCCCGACATCTCCGTGCATCTTACGGCACAGAGAACGCTCGGACCGATTTTGACACTATAA
- a CDS encoding peptidylprolyl isomerase: MKSLLIVLIAAGVAFAGCSKSEKPADTAAKKEEPKKTEVQNTQEQAKPVSESPKLEKWPADYPVDGDSVAVIEIEQEGGPIKGTIVCEFYPDKAPNHVRNFKYLASNNFYNGVIFHRVIKNFMIQGGDPTGTGQGGPGWTVNAEFNDRKHEPGTLSMARTPDPNSAGSQFFICHVATPHLDNQYTVFGKTIKGMEIVDAIANTPVQGSTPLNKVKMKSVKIMSRAQAGL, translated from the coding sequence ATGAAATCACTGTTGATTGTCCTGATTGCCGCGGGCGTTGCGTTCGCGGGCTGCTCAAAATCTGAAAAGCCTGCCGATACCGCCGCAAAGAAGGAGGAACCGAAAAAGACCGAAGTTCAAAACACTCAGGAGCAAGCGAAACCCGTGTCCGAATCTCCCAAGCTCGAAAAATGGCCTGCCGATTATCCGGTGGATGGTGATAGTGTGGCTGTGATTGAAATCGAACAGGAAGGCGGCCCCATCAAGGGCACCATCGTCTGTGAGTTCTATCCCGACAAAGCCCCCAATCACGTACGCAACTTCAAATATCTCGCCAGCAACAATTTCTACAACGGCGTGATCTTCCACCGTGTCATCAAAAACTTTATGATTCAGGGCGGCGACCCCACCGGCACAGGTCAGGGCGGCCCCGGCTGGACCGTGAACGCGGAGTTCAACGACCGCAAGCATGAACCGGGCACTCTCTCCATGGCTCGCACACCCGACCCCAACAGCGCCGGCTCGCAGTTCTTCATCTGCCATGTCGCCACGCCGCACCTCGATAATCAATACACCGTCTTCGGCAAGACCATCAAGGGTATGGAAATCGTTGACGCCATCGCCAATACGCCTGTGCAGGGCTCTACCCCGCTCAACAAGGTCAAAATGAAGTCCGTCAAGATTATGAGCCGTGCTCAGGCCGGTCTGTAA
- a CDS encoding T9SS type A sorting domain-containing protein: MQNFIFLCTLFVSSVTCFAQVDSIWATVSGGIQHDRAQSIQRTDDGGLIVVGSTASFGAGAGDVWLLKYDSEHTLLWSRTFGGSGIDQGWSVKQTVDGGLVIAGMTQSQGAGSADGWLIKTDAEGNMVWNRTFGTSSYDWLTTIDLTQDDGFILGGVKGTSAQLDQFWLVKTDSLGNHEWQRTFGGSDYDQCMSVIATDDGGYAMTGNTNSFSAGRSDVWVVRTNSAGDSLWARSYGGEWGEGGRTIVQTFDGGFAVAGKWREFRDGDDDFWLVRLNESGDTLWTRSYGFQYHDECNAMMQTSQGEFILAGFRSRGWSAGSEQFWFVTVDGDGAVMQEGIAGGIGQDMANGVTIDNNGNIVLAGETYSFGSGLDDVWLVGFGNGDWLNLTAPAGGENWNSLTTQTITWTSADYTGAVTIRLNRNFPDGDWETIPELLNIPDTGSASFTVSGPAASQCRIWIEDAANPSVFDVSDTDFHITQGTLRLSRTELDFGDVPVGLSQELSFRIFSDGPDTLFVRNFSCDNPDFAFEAAPFFLTAGSNQTVNVVFAANRSGISEGELVIESSAGTVFVSLSGNGMLVSSAEDRALPTAFDVLTGYPNPFNSMTTLTYSLPQSAQVSLRAFDLQGRLVEELVNGVQSQGEHRVMWDGSQLATGTYIVVLSGDGFQSMHKAILLK, from the coding sequence ATGCAGAACTTCATTTTCTTGTGCACACTTTTCGTTTCATCTGTGACTTGCTTCGCGCAAGTGGATAGTATTTGGGCGACGGTCAGCGGCGGAATTCAACATGATCGGGCGCAGTCGATTCAGCGCACTGACGATGGTGGCTTAATCGTTGTCGGCTCGACGGCATCGTTCGGCGCGGGAGCAGGCGATGTCTGGCTTCTAAAATATGACAGCGAGCACACGCTGTTATGGTCGAGAACCTTTGGCGGCAGCGGCATTGACCAAGGCTGGTCGGTCAAGCAAACGGTGGACGGCGGACTTGTAATTGCGGGTATGACACAATCGCAAGGCGCGGGCAGTGCGGATGGCTGGCTCATCAAGACGGATGCAGAAGGAAACATGGTGTGGAACCGGACATTCGGGACATCATCCTATGATTGGCTGACGACGATTGATTTGACTCAAGACGACGGATTCATTCTCGGCGGAGTCAAAGGCACGAGCGCGCAATTGGATCAATTCTGGCTTGTCAAAACAGATTCGCTGGGAAATCATGAGTGGCAGAGAACGTTCGGAGGCAGTGACTATGATCAGTGCATGAGCGTCATCGCCACAGACGACGGCGGCTATGCGATGACGGGCAATACCAATTCCTTCAGCGCGGGACGGTCGGATGTGTGGGTGGTGCGAACGAACAGCGCGGGCGACAGTTTGTGGGCGCGCTCTTACGGGGGTGAATGGGGCGAAGGCGGGCGCACGATTGTGCAGACGTTTGACGGCGGTTTTGCAGTGGCGGGAAAGTGGCGCGAGTTCAGAGACGGGGACGATGACTTTTGGCTGGTGCGGCTGAATGAGAGCGGAGACACGCTGTGGACGCGAAGCTACGGCTTTCAATACCATGACGAATGCAACGCGATGATGCAAACGAGCCAAGGCGAGTTTATACTGGCGGGATTCAGAAGCCGGGGCTGGAGCGCGGGCTCGGAACAATTCTGGTTTGTAACCGTTGACGGCGACGGAGCGGTGATGCAGGAGGGAATTGCCGGAGGAATCGGTCAGGACATGGCCAACGGAGTGACCATTGATAACAACGGCAATATCGTGCTGGCCGGAGAGACGTATTCGTTCGGTTCAGGGCTGGACGATGTGTGGCTGGTGGGATTCGGCAACGGAGACTGGCTGAATCTGACTGCACCCGCAGGAGGCGAAAACTGGAACAGTCTGACCACGCAGACGATTACTTGGACATCGGCGGACTACACAGGTGCGGTGACTATCCGGTTGAACCGGAATTTCCCTGACGGCGATTGGGAGACGATTCCAGAATTACTGAATATACCGGACACAGGCAGCGCAAGTTTTACCGTGAGCGGCCCGGCGGCATCACAGTGCCGGATATGGATTGAAGATGCGGCCAATCCGTCGGTGTTTGATGTCAGTGACACGGACTTTCACATCACACAAGGGACGCTCCGGCTGAGCCGCACGGAGCTTGATTTCGGCGATGTGCCGGTTGGTCTCAGTCAGGAATTGAGCTTCAGAATTTTCAGCGACGGGCCGGACACGCTGTTCGTGAGAAATTTCAGCTGCGATAATCCGGACTTCGCATTTGAGGCAGCGCCGTTTTTTCTGACCGCCGGAAGCAATCAGACCGTTAACGTTGTTTTCGCCGCGAATAGGAGCGGAATTTCGGAAGGCGAGCTGGTGATTGAGAGCAGCGCGGGGACAGTATTTGTGTCTTTGTCGGGTAACGGAATGTTGGTGAGTTCGGCGGAGGACAGGGCTTTACCGACGGCGTTCGACGTGCTGACCGGGTATCCCAATCCGTTCAACAGCATGACCACGCTGACTTATTCTCTTCCACAGTCGGCGCAGGTGAGTCTGCGTGCCTTTGACCTGCAAGGCAGACTAGTGGAAGAGCTTGTGAACGGTGTGCAATCGCAAGGTGAACATCGTGTGATGTGGGACGGCTCACAGCTTGCCACCGGGACATACATCGTGGTTTTGAGCGGCGACGGATTTCAATCCATGCACAAGGCAATTTTGCTGAAGTAG
- a CDS encoding MGMT family protein, with amino-acid sequence MTSKKIPSRRTAERGLSAKRGSPPESANGPESLYKRIYATVKKIPRGKVASYGQVARVAGLERHARMVGYALHALSEENIHDVPWQRVINAQGYISIRSNPLAAKIQRKLLEQEGIEFNDKDKVDFKKFGWKK; translated from the coding sequence ATGACGTCTAAGAAAATTCCATCGCGCAGGACCGCCGAGCGGGGATTAAGCGCGAAGCGCGGTTCCCCGCCGGAATCTGCAAACGGTCCCGAGAGCTTGTACAAGCGCATCTACGCCACCGTCAAGAAAATCCCCCGCGGCAAGGTTGCAAGCTACGGTCAAGTGGCAAGAGTTGCAGGCTTGGAGCGCCATGCCCGCATGGTCGGTTATGCTCTGCATGCTCTGAGTGAAGAGAACATCCACGACGTTCCGTGGCAGCGTGTTATCAACGCGCAGGGCTATATCTCCATTCGCAGCAATCCCCTCGCCGCCAAAATTCAGCGCAAACTGCTGGAGCAAGAGGGCATCGAATTCAACGACAAAGATAAAGTTGACTTCAAAAAGTTCGGCTGGAAGAAATAA
- a CDS encoding T9SS type A sorting domain-containing protein, which produces MTQDINGIRRSHGVRTIEAGLFNSAVITEFALNQNYPNPFNPTTAISFDVPEASDVTLTVVNALGIEVAKLVNGRVEAGSHTVQFDASGLPTGIYFYVMKAGAFSSTQKMLLLK; this is translated from the coding sequence ATGACGCAGGACATCAACGGTATTCGCCGCAGCCATGGTGTGCGCACGATTGAGGCCGGTCTGTTCAACAGCGCCGTCATCACCGAGTTCGCGCTGAACCAGAACTACCCGAACCCCTTCAACCCGACGACGGCCATCAGCTTTGATGTTCCGGAAGCGTCCGACGTCACGCTGACCGTTGTGAACGCGCTCGGTATTGAAGTGGCCAAGCTGGTCAACGGCCGTGTCGAAGCCGGTTCACACACCGTGCAGTTTGACGCATCCGGTTTGCCGACGGGTATCTACTTCTACGTCATGAAGGCCGGTGCCTTCAGCTCGACGCAGAAGATGCTTCTGCTGAAGTAA
- a CDS encoding alpha/beta hydrolase, producing MLYLLPLLLTATVLMAADALPRRAMLGAQIAPPTPAQLTAEDKTYESGVALPQVFPNTSAAEAGLQSGDVLLTANHIPLRGPQDIGPLLKSQGVGADVVFDVLREGKVSAVTVRFKEAPRETSAEFEIIYESANIDGFLRRLILTKPKGDGPFPVVVLMGGLGCYSVDVAPPQPFAYRDILYDFTRNGFATVRIEKTGMGDSQGEPCSQQSFFDETHGLTEGIKSLDRFKWMDKSRMIYFGHSMGGLTSPVVYQDIPCAGIVAIATSGIDWKEYEMKNTRRQLVLAGVPYDSIEIYLDRKYKAMHEIFVEHKTPEQILAVDPTLAEDLAYPAHYTFMQEVADLSLADYWKHVDTPVLFVCGTADFVVAEEEHIYARDIVNSYHPGRAEYVAIQGMDHGFNNAGTQMKAFEGGFGPPAVHPDFFPTVLAFCQKAIRK from the coding sequence ATGCTGTATTTGCTTCCGTTGCTGCTCACCGCCACCGTGCTCATGGCCGCAGACGCGCTGCCGCGCCGCGCCATGCTGGGTGCTCAGATTGCCCCGCCCACACCCGCTCAGTTGACCGCCGAAGACAAGACCTACGAGTCGGGCGTTGCGCTGCCGCAGGTCTTTCCCAACACCAGCGCCGCCGAGGCCGGACTGCAATCCGGTGATGTGCTGCTGACCGCCAATCACATTCCTTTGCGCGGCCCCCAGGATATCGGCCCCTTATTGAAATCGCAGGGCGTGGGCGCCGACGTGGTGTTTGACGTGCTCCGTGAAGGCAAAGTCTCGGCAGTCACGGTGCGCTTCAAGGAAGCTCCGCGCGAAACCTCCGCTGAGTTCGAAATCATCTACGAATCCGCAAACATTGACGGCTTCCTGCGCCGCCTGATTCTCACTAAACCCAAAGGCGACGGTCCCTTTCCGGTCGTGGTCCTGATGGGCGGTTTGGGCTGTTACAGTGTGGACGTTGCTCCGCCGCAGCCGTTTGCCTACCGTGATATTCTCTACGATTTCACGCGCAATGGCTTCGCCACCGTGCGCATCGAGAAAACCGGCATGGGTGACAGTCAGGGCGAGCCATGCAGCCAGCAGAGTTTCTTTGACGAAACTCACGGCTTGACCGAAGGCATCAAGTCGCTCGACCGCTTCAAGTGGATGGACAAGTCGCGCATGATATACTTCGGACACTCGATGGGCGGATTGACGTCGCCGGTCGTCTATCAGGATATTCCCTGCGCGGGCATCGTGGCCATCGCGACGTCCGGCATTGACTGGAAGGAATACGAGATGAAAAACACACGCCGCCAGTTAGTGCTCGCGGGGGTTCCCTACGATTCCATTGAAATCTATCTTGACCGCAAGTACAAGGCGATGCACGAGATTTTTGTCGAGCATAAGACTCCCGAACAGATTCTCGCCGTGGACCCGACGCTCGCCGAAGACCTCGCCTATCCCGCGCATTACACCTTCATGCAGGAAGTGGCCGATTTGAGTTTAGCCGACTACTGGAAGCATGTGGATACGCCCGTGCTGTTCGTGTGCGGCACGGCGGATTTTGTCGTGGCCGAAGAAGAGCACATCTACGCGCGCGACATTGTGAACTCCTATCATCCCGGCCGTGCGGAATATGTCGCCATTCAGGGCATGGACCACGGGTTCAACAACGCGGGCACACAGATGAAGGCCTTCGAAGGCGGTTTTGGTCCGCCCGCCGTGCATCCTGATTTCTTCCCCACGGTGCTCGCCTTCTGTCAAAAGGCAATCCGCAAGTAG
- a CDS encoding T9SS type A sorting domain-containing protein: MYPNPFNNTANISFDLPREVTGRLVVYDVLGRVTSTLFDGTLPAGTHQMQFNANDLSSGTYFIQLETPVFNAVQRAVLLK, translated from the coding sequence ATCTACCCCAACCCGTTCAACAACACGGCGAACATCAGTTTCGATTTACCCCGCGAAGTCACGGGACGGTTGGTAGTCTATGATGTGTTGGGAAGAGTGACGAGCACGTTGTTTGATGGAACGCTCCCAGCCGGAACTCATCAAATGCAGTTTAACGCGAACGATTTGTCGTCCGGAACATATTTTATTCAACTCGAAACTCCGGTCTTCAATGCCGTGCAAAGAGCGGTGTTGCTGAAGTAA